In Paenibacillus sp. FSL R7-0345, a single window of DNA contains:
- a CDS encoding VOC family protein, translating into MNLSLNWITLRVRDLEASLHFYHGILGLPIERQFESRGRQIVMLGRDGQPKIELIQGSEPALKPESGVSVGFEAESLDDAIEELSSHGIPVARGPISPNPHLRFFYVLDPDGFEVQIAEHS; encoded by the coding sequence ATGAACTTAAGCCTGAATTGGATTACACTTCGAGTCCGCGATCTGGAGGCCTCCCTTCATTTCTATCACGGGATTCTCGGTCTTCCCATTGAACGGCAATTTGAAAGCAGAGGCAGACAGATTGTGATGTTAGGCCGAGACGGGCAGCCCAAGATTGAGCTGATTCAGGGAAGTGAGCCTGCACTGAAACCGGAATCCGGCGTATCTGTCGGCTTTGAAGCAGAGTCACTGGACGATGCCATCGAAGAATTGAGCAGTCACGGCATCCCGGTCGCCCGCGGCCCCATCTCGCCGAACCCGCATCTGCGGTTCTTTTATGTGCTGGACCCGGACGGCTTTGAGGTACAGATTGCAGAGCATAGCTAG
- a CDS encoding TetR/AcrR family transcriptional regulator, which yields MARLREFDEEKALDAALQLFWEKGFEATSLSDLTSAMGIQRPSIYSAFGDKKALFEAALRKYTRSHAADVRARFQNHSSVREEFRTFFENLVETEYSQSTSRGCFCINTMVELSPHDEKFEILTREHQMYLSVIFEEAIERGLQSGELDDSVNAKSLAQTLTVSLIGLTVLMKSRPERSFVDNAVTVTLTLLKPKSYRN from the coding sequence ATGGCAAGGCTACGGGAGTTTGACGAGGAAAAGGCCTTGGATGCAGCGCTGCAGCTGTTCTGGGAAAAGGGATTCGAAGCTACCTCATTAAGCGATTTGACATCAGCAATGGGGATTCAGCGGCCAAGCATATACTCAGCCTTCGGGGACAAAAAAGCATTGTTTGAAGCAGCGCTGCGGAAATACACGCGTTCTCATGCAGCGGACGTCCGGGCCAGGTTTCAGAATCATTCTTCGGTCAGGGAAGAATTCCGGACTTTTTTTGAAAATCTGGTGGAGACAGAGTACAGTCAGTCTACAAGCCGGGGATGCTTTTGCATCAATACGATGGTGGAGCTTTCGCCGCATGACGAGAAGTTTGAAATCCTGACAAGAGAACATCAAATGTATCTCTCGGTTATTTTTGAGGAAGCAATTGAACGGGGGCTGCAATCGGGTGAGCTGGACGACAGTGTAAATGCCAAGTCTCTGGCTCAGACTCTGACTGTATCCCTGATAGGGCTGACTGTACTTATGAAATCCCGTCCTGAACGGTCATTTGTTGATAATGCAGTGACAGTAACTCTTACATTGCTTAAGCCAAAATCGTACAGGAATTAG
- a CDS encoding MFS transporter: MPRPLALLFAMTCGLAVANIYYAQPLLDTLAGEFGITPSSIGIVITITQLCYALGLLLLVPLGDLVNRRRLITGQMLVSVLALILVGTASSAIVLFIGIAVVGLLAVVAQTLVAFAAALSSPVERGQTVGLVTSGIVIGILLARTFAGLLTDLAGWRSVYLVSAGLTLIMTGLLFRVLPRHEHTKETLSYLQLLHSLLMLFVQEPVLRIRAVLALLIFTAFSILWTSLVLPLSAPPLSLSHTAIGAFGLAGAAGALAAARAGRLADRGLGQRTTGTALALLLVSWLPISYARHSLIALIFGIIILDLAVQAVHVTNQSLIFRVRPEARSRLTAGYMIFYSIGSAAGSITSTSIYNYAGWSGVSLLGAVVSVAALLFWTLTRRLY, translated from the coding sequence ATGCCCCGGCCGCTCGCCCTTTTATTTGCCATGACCTGCGGACTTGCTGTTGCCAACATTTATTACGCGCAGCCTTTGCTGGACACCCTTGCAGGTGAGTTCGGGATCACGCCTTCCTCCATAGGTATTGTCATTACAATTACCCAGCTGTGTTACGCTCTGGGTCTGCTGCTGCTGGTGCCGCTCGGGGATTTGGTTAACCGGCGCCGCCTGATTACCGGTCAAATGCTTGTATCCGTGCTGGCCCTGATTCTCGTCGGTACTGCCTCATCCGCCATAGTTCTGTTTATAGGCATAGCAGTAGTGGGGCTGCTTGCTGTAGTTGCCCAGACGCTCGTTGCGTTCGCAGCAGCCCTGTCCTCTCCGGTTGAACGCGGACAGACCGTGGGTCTGGTAACCAGCGGAATTGTAATAGGTATCCTGCTTGCGCGTACCTTTGCAGGTTTACTGACTGATCTTGCTGGCTGGCGTTCCGTTTATCTGGTATCCGCAGGACTGACCCTGATTATGACAGGTCTATTATTTCGGGTACTGCCCCGCCACGAGCACACAAAAGAAACACTGTCCTATCTGCAGCTGCTTCATTCATTGCTTATGCTGTTTGTACAGGAGCCTGTTCTGCGTATCCGCGCTGTATTAGCCCTCCTGATATTTACCGCATTCAGTATCTTGTGGACTTCACTGGTACTCCCGCTGAGCGCTCCGCCGCTTTCCCTTTCTCATACTGCAATCGGCGCGTTCGGCCTCGCCGGTGCTGCCGGTGCACTCGCCGCAGCGCGGGCGGGCCGGCTCGCTGACCGCGGCCTGGGACAACGGACCACCGGCACAGCTCTGGCCTTGCTGCTGGTCTCATGGTTGCCGATCAGCTATGCCCGGCATTCGCTCATCGCATTAATATTCGGTATTATCATACTTGATCTTGCGGTACAAGCCGTACATGTCACTAACCAGAGCCTGATCTTTAGAGTACGTCCTGAAGCGCGCAGCAGACTTACCGCCGGATACATGATTTTTTATTCCATCGGCAGCGCTGCCGGGTCCATCACTTCAACCAGCATCTATAATTACGCCGGCTGGAGCGGGGTGAGCCTGCTGGGAGCAGTTGTCAGTGTGGCAGCTCTGCTGTTCTGGACATTAACCCGCAGGCTTTATTGA